Proteins from a genomic interval of Debaryomyces hansenii CBS767 chromosome E complete sequence:
- a CDS encoding 40S ribosomal protein S5 (highly similar to uniprot|P26783 Saccharomyces cerevisiae YJR123W RPS5 Protein component of the small (40S) ribosomal subunit the least basic of the non-acidic ribosomal proteins), with protein MSDVEEQQEQQPVVQEELQLVELATPIPAEVQAAQQEVKLFNKWSFEDVEVKDVSLVDYIQIRQPVFVPHTAGKYANKRFRKAQCPILERLTNALMMNGRNNGKKLKAVRIIQHALEIIHVLSEQNPIQVVVDAIVNSGPREDSTRIGSSGTVRRQAVDVSPLRRVNQAVSLITIGAREAAFRNIKTIAECLAEELINAAKGSSTSYAIKKKDELERVAKSNR; from the coding sequence ATGTCTGACGTCgaagaacaacaagaacaaCAACCAGTTgtccaagaagaattacaaTTAGTTGAATTAGCTACTCCAATCCCAGCTGAAGTTCAAGCTGCTCAACAAGAAGTTAAgttattcaacaaatggTCTTTTGAAGACGTTGAAGTTAAGGATGTCTCCTTAGTTGACTACATTCAAATCAGACAACCAGTTTTTGTTCCACACACTGCTGGTAAATACGCCAACAAGAGATTCAGAAAGGCCCAATGTCCTATCCTCGAAAGATTGACCAACGCTTTAATGATGAACGGTAGAAACAACGGTAAGAAGTTGAAGGCTGTTAGAATCATCCAACACGCTTTAGAAATCATCCACGTTTTATCCGAACAAAACCCAATTCAAGTTGTCGTTGATGCTATTGTCAACTCTGGTCCAAGAGAAGACTCCACCAGAATTGGTTCATCCGGTACCGTCAGAAGACAAGCCGTTGATGTTTCTCCATTAAGAAGAGTTAACCAAGCTGTCTCTTTAATCACCATCGGTGCCAGAGAAGCTGCTTTCAGAAATATCAAGACCATTGCTGAATGTTTAgctgaagaattaattaacGCTGCTAAGGGTTCTTCTACTTCTTACGCtatcaagaagaaggatGAATTAGAAAGAGTTGCCAAGTCTAACCGTTAA
- a CDS encoding DEHA2E09812p (similar to uniprot|P20435 Saccharomyces cerevisiae YPR187W RPO26 RNA polymerase subunit ABC23 common to RNA polymerases I II and III), with translation MSDIEESAYNEAPENFEDFDQADHFSEDDFNEPAAENENVNNGDVEMKATDGRTIINGGLGPDEVQPRPKSARELAVPKEDRTTTPYMTKYERARVLGTRALQISLNAPVLVDIEGETDPLQIAMKELAQRKIPLVVRRYLPDGSFEDWGCDELIIDH, from the coding sequence ATGTccgatattgaagaaagcgCTTACAACGAAGCAccagaaaattttgaagatttcGATCAAGCCGATCACTTCtctgaagatgattttaatGAACCAGCAGCAGAGAATGAAAATGTCAATAACGGGGATGTAGAAATGAAAGCAACCGATGGAAGAACCATTATAAACGGTGGGCTTGGACCAGACGAAGTGCAGCCGAGACCAAAGAGTGCTAGGGAATTGGCAGTGCCAAAAGAAGACAGAACAACCACACCATATATGACCAAGTATGAAAGGGCTAGAGTTTTAGGTACTAGAGCCTTACAGATTTCGCTTAATGCGCCAGTTTTGGTTGACATTGAAGGTGAGACCGATCCATTACAGATTGCCATGAAGGAATTGGCACAAAGAAAAATACCTTTGGTTGTTAGAAGATATTTGCCAGACGGCTCGTTTGAAGATTGGGGTTGTGATGAATTGATCATCGACCATTAA
- a CDS encoding DEHA2E09944p (similar to uniprot|P53918 Saccharomyces cerevisiae YNL125C ESBP6 involved in transport of monocarboxylates such as lactate pyruvate or acetate across the plasma membrane): MPYDKSFEDDPKMMTDTESHLSNDSIRHEPYQLQAITSGRSSIGSRNTRDSMKRIKSNNSELSRIITAIRDDHQQDHEEFQQYRDDVDLDRILDTQLDRTSRRSVADEENNIEQRESYEKDASADEEEGEHGDKEDIDEPPDGGYGWVAAFCAMMAAFSTWGANAGYGVFLNYYLSTDTFPGGGAYDYALIGGLVVFLAQVLAPFSALAYKILGFYTLCFIGIFLQTCGYILASFATKLWQIYLTQGVLVGVSFSLIFIPPTLILPQYFKKYRAFAMGIAVSGAGLGGIVFALSTSKLIQETGDQRWALRMTGFVTLTSALIATILNKPRNYNPMPYSTTLKKKFIIDNFKLVFDIKIFKSYPLVLVSLWFSLCLLGYTLMLFSMAAYSSSVGLSAHDASTVTALLNVGQVFGRPTLGLVADRVGRNNLAASVSLLISILLWAFWINATTFPVISVFAIILGFFIGIGSLMCQSLAADIIQAPEKIPAAWSIINIIVSFFCLVAEVIALAIRDESSDRPFLNTQIFSGCCFFAAFLLLLIDREWLVRRTLYNRLLAAKSGFSCLEKKRHRYLNTDDLQEDGAEINSSKMELELLEARVTKYERLLRKSAVYFFIRMVYPIRV; this comes from the coding sequence ATGCCATATGATAAAAGCTTCGAAGACGACCCAAAAATGATGACAGATACAGAGTCACATCTTTCTAATGACTCCATAAGGCACGAACCATACCAGCTTCAAGCTATTACCAGCGGCAGGAGTAGCATTGGTAGCCGAAATACGCGAGACAGCATGAAAAGAATCAAATCGAATAACTCTGAGCtatcaagaattataaCAGCAATTAGAGATGACCACCAACAAGATCACGAAGAGTTTCAACAATACCGAGATGACGTCGATCTTGACAGAATTCTAGACACACAGCTAGATAGGACCTCCAGACGTAGCGTCGCCGATGAGGAGAATAATATAGAACAACGAGAATCGTATGAGAAGGACGCGAGTgcagatgaagaagaagggGAACATGGGgataaagaagatataGACGAGCCTCCAGATGGAGGATATGGCTGGGTTGCAGCGTTTTGTGCCATGATGGCAGCTTTTTCAACATGGGGAGCCAATGCAGGCTATGGAGTGTTTTTGAATTACTATCTATCTACAGATACATTCCCTGGGGGTGGGGCCTATGATTATGCGTTAATTGGAGGATTAGTTGTATTTTTAGCACAGGTGTTGGCACCGTTTAGTGCATTAGCATATAAAATACTTGGATTTTATACGCTTTGCTTTATTGGAATTTTCCTACAGACATGTGGATACATTCTTGCATCCTTTGCAACCAAGCTTTGGCAGATTTATTTAACCCAGGGCGTCTTAGTGGGGGTATCTTTCCTGTTGATTTTTATTCCACCCACGCTCATCTTACCTCAatacttcaagaaatatagGGCGTTTGCGATGGGCATCGCTGTCTCTGGAGCTGGTTTAGGAGGTATAGTGTTTGCCTTATCTACAAGTAAACTTATTCAGGAGACCGGAGACCAGAGATGGGCACTTAGAATGACTGGGTTTGTTACTCTAACTCTGGCTTTAATAGCTACCATTTTAAATAAACCTAGAAATTATAACCCCATGCCATACTCGACTACGCTTAAAAAAAAGTTTATAATAGATAACTTTAAATTAGTTTTCGacatcaaaatatttaaaagcTATCCTTTGGTGTTAGTATCATTATGGTTCCTGTTGTGCTTGTTAGGATACACTTTGATGCTCTTTTCAATGGCGGCATACTCTAGTCTGGTAGGTTTATCTGCACATGATGCCTCTACTGTGACCGCTTTGCTTAATGTTGGTCAAGTGTTTGGTCGTCCTACTCTTGGTTTAGTTGCAGATAGAGTGGGAAGAAACAATCTTGCTGCGAGCGTCAGTTTacttatttcaattcttctatGGGCTTTTTGGATCAATGCTACAACATTCCCGGTGATATCGGTGTTTGCAATTATATTAGGGTTTTTCATTGGTATTGGTAGTTTGATGTGTCAATCATTGGCAGCCGATATTATTCAAGCACCGGAAAAAATTCCGGCTGCATGgtcaattattaatattattgtcCTGTTCTTCTGTTTGGTTGCAGAAGTCATTGCATTAGCCATTAGAGATGAAAGTAGTGATAGACCATTTTTAAATACCCAAATCTTTTCGGGGTGTTGTTTTTTTGCAGCTTTTCTTTTGTTATTAATCGACCGTGAATGGCTCGTTAGAAGAACTTTATATAACAGACTACTTGCAGCAAAATCTGGTTTTTCGTGCCTTGAGAAGAAGAGGCATAGATATTTAAATACAGACGACTTGCAAGAGGACGGAGCCGAAATCAATAGCAGCAAAATGGAGCTTGAACTCTTAGAAGCAAGGGTAACAAAATATGAAAGGCTATTGCGTAAATCTGCTGTATACTTTTTTATCAGGATGGTTTATCCGATCAGGGTCTAA
- a CDS encoding DEHA2E09922p (highly similar to uniprot|P52917 Saccharomyces cerevisiae YPR173C VPS4 Defective in vacuolar protein sorting) — translation MSGASDFLSKGIDLVQKAIDADTATRYEEAYKLYYNGLDYLMLALKYEKNQKSKELIKSKFTEYLTRAEQLKDHLEKQAKSNTAEGSSDGSTKAKKSGDGDDDDTKKLRGALAGAILSETPNVKWDDIAGLESAKEALKEAVILPVKFPQLFTGNRKPTSGILLYGPPGTGKSYLAKAVATEAKSTFFSVSSSDLISKWMGESERLVKQLFTMARENKPSIIFIDEVDALCGPRGEGESEASRRIKTELLVQMNGVGNDSNGVLVLGATNIPWQLDAAIRRRFERRIYIALPEAEARTRMFEINIGTVPCECSGQDYKMLADMTEGYSGHDIAVVVRDALMQPIRKIQQATHFKTVMTEDGEEKLTPCSPGDEGAREMGWQEIDTDELKEPELTIKDFIKSIKNNRPTVNQSDIGNHTKFTEDFGQEGN, via the coding sequence atgTCAGGAGCTTCCGATTTTTTGTCCAAAGGTATTGATCTCGTTCAAAAGGCGATTGATGCCGATACGGCCACAAGATACGAAGAGGCATACAAATTATACTACAATGGCTTGGACTACTTGATGTTAGCATTAAAATACGAAAAGAATCAGAAATCTAAGGAGTTGATTAAATCAAAGTTTACAGAATATTTGACGAGGGCTGAACAATTGAAGGATCATTTGGAGAAACAAGCGAAATCCAACACGGCAGAAGGATCGTCAGATGGGTCAACAAAGGCTAAGAAATCGGGAGATGGAGATGACGATGATACTAAAAAGTTGAGAGGTGCATTGGCGGGTGCTATTTTATCGGAAACACCGAATGTCAAGTGGGATGATATCGCGGGGTTGGAAAGTGCCAAAGAGGCGTTGAAAGAAGCAGTCATATTACCAGTAAAGTTCCCTCAGTTGTTCACCGGTAACCGTAAGCCAACATCAGGGATTTTGTTATATGGGCCACCAGGTACAGGTAAATCCTATTTGGCGAAAGCAGTTGCTACCGAGGCCAAGTCAACATTCTTCTCTGTGTCCTCGTCTGACTTGATTTCGAAATGGATGGGAGAATCTGAAAGATTGGTCAAACAATTGTTTACAATGGCTCGAGAAAATAAACCTTCtatcatctttattgatgaagttgatgCATTGTGTGGACCAAGAGGCGAAGGTGAAAGTGAAGCGCTGAGAAGGATCAAAACCGAATTATTGGTTCAGATGAATGGGGTGGGTAATGACTCAAATGGTGTTTTAGTTCTAGGCGCTACTAATATTCCATGGCAACTAGATGCTGCcataagaagaagatttgaaagGAGAATCTATATTGCGTTACCAGAGGCAGAAGCAAGAACAAGAatgtttgaaattaatattggAACTGTTCCGTGTGAATGTTCGGGCCAGGACTACAAAATGCTAGCAGATATGACGGAAGGATACTCAGGCCATGACATCGCGGTAGTCGTAAGAGACGCATTGATGCAACCAATTCGTAAAATCCAGCAAGCCACTCACTTCAAGACAGTAATGACTGAAGACGGcgaagaaaaattaaccCCTTGTTCTCCGGGAGATGAAGGCGCTAGAGAAATGGGCTGGCAAGAAATTGACACCgatgaattaaaagaaCCCGAGTTGACTATCAAggatttcattaaatcGATCAAAAACAATAGACCCACTGTTAATCAGTCCGATATTGGTAACCATACCAAGTTTACAGAAGATTTCGGTCAAGAAGGTAACTAG
- a CDS encoding DEHA2E09878p (similar to uniprot|P54999 Saccharomyces cerevisiae YPR182w), with translation MSSFQPINPKPFLKTLIGKQVIVRLKWNKTEYKGTLISIDNYMNLQLDKTSEVIYEDGEKKEEVIGEIFIRCNNVLFIREDKEVQNGSDSGEADVKMEDGN, from the exons ATGTCATCT TTTCAACCAATTAATCCAAAGCCTTTTTTAAAGACGTTGATAGGCAAACAGGTGATCGTGAGGTTGAAGTGGAATAAGACAGAATATAAAGGAACGTTGATTTCAATCGATAATTACATGAATTTGCAATTGGACAAAACGTCGGAAGTGATATACGAAGATGgtgaaaagaaagaagaagtcaTAGGTGAAATATTCATCAGATGCAATAATGTGTTGTTTATAAGAGAGGATAAAGAGGTACAGAATGGTTCTGACAGTGGTGAAGCAGATGTCAAAATGGAAGATGGTAATTAG
- a CDS encoding DEHA2E09900p (similar to ca|CA1341|IPF11344 Candida albicans IPF11344 unknown function), with product MSEPQVAPYGGLLTKTLDDEKARESKLQEQCIEVQVNNQTEVLRPEALHIRGVDSLSTEDIKAFIDYYVNYTVTEQQEQVEGQDEPASKIVYEPFPIDEQITFRIQWINDTSVNVSFKSMEDAHSALKSISISSNPNIQVELNEDQKIQDAIQERETKPYAPIIAFRKQQNLSNRLGVATGDDKEQPPVEQDNTMDEDDTSIVLFVRQSFQSDRKVKNASAYSRYYLMHGEPERKPRHHNKYRSRESHHSRRRERKPDQEQDQEEDLFAHKLRQSKPANGRRGRDNEEDLFPGRSRSRTASRDRSRSPMRID from the coding sequence ATGAGTGAGCCTCAAGTTGCCCCATATGGAGGGTTATTAACTAAGACTTTGGACGATGAAAAAGCTAGAGAATCGAAGTTACAAGAACAATGCATTGAAGTGCAAGTGAATAATCAAACCGAAGTTTTGAGACCAGAGGCCTTACATATACGTGGAGTAGATAGCTTATCTACAGAAGATATTAAGGCATTTATTGATTACTACGTGAACTATACCGTGACCGAACAACAAGAACAGGTGGAAGGACAAGATGAACCAGCATCCAAGATTGTATATGAGCCATTCCCAATTGATGAACAAATTACATTCCGTATCCAATGGATCAATGATACGTCGGTCAATGTATCGTTTAAAAGTATGGAAGATGCCCACAGTGCGTTAAAATCCATTTCTATATCGTCGAATCCTAATATTCAAGTAGAACTCAATGAAGACCAAAAAATCCAAGATGCTATTCAAGAGAGGGAAACAAAGCCTTATGCTCCTATAATTGCGTTCCGTAAACAgcaaaatttatctaatagACTAGGTGTTGCAACTGGTGACGATAAGGAACAACCCCCAGTGGAACAAGATAACACTATGGATGAGGACGATACGTCGATCGTTTTGTTTGTAAGACAGTCATTCCAGTCTGATAGAAAAGTCAAGAATGCTAGTGCTTACTCACGTTACTATTTGATGCATGGAGAACCTGAAAGGAAACCTCGCCatcataataaatacaGACTGAGAGAGTCTCACCATAGTCGTCGTCGTGAACGCAAGCCTGACCAGGAACAGGATCAGGAGGAAGATTTGTTTGCGCACAAGTTAAGACAATCGAAACCTGCGAACGGCCGTAGAGGTAgagataatgaagaggaTCTTTTCCCTGGTAGAAGTAGAAGTAGGACGGCTAGTAGGGACAGAAGTAGATCGCCTATGAGAATTGATTAG
- a CDS encoding DEHA2E10010p (similar to uniprot|P38216 Saccharomyces cerevisiae YBR016W Plasma membrane protein of unknown function) — protein sequence MSYNKAQDSYAPPTGAPPNWSESNNASSGGYVPQAQPAYGQQNQDRGWGGSQQQGYGGGYQQGYPQQGYSQQGYPQQGYPQQGGYYQQQQQPMYVQQKHSSGGGQSCLMGCLAALCVCCTLDAIF from the coding sequence ATGTCATATAATAAGGCACAAGACTCGTATGCTCCTCCAACTGGTGCCCCACCAAATTGGTCGGAGAGTAATAATGCTTCATCTGGGGGATATGTTCCTCAAGCACAACCAGCTTATGGCCAACAGAATCAAGATAGAGGTTGGGGAGGAAGCCAACAACAAGGGTATGGTGGAGGATATCAACAAGGATACCCACAGCAAGGGTACTCACAACAAGGATACCCTCAACAAGGATACCCTCAACAAGGAGGGtattatcaacaacaacagcagcCTATGTATGTACAACAAAAACATAGTAGTGGTGGAGGACAGAGTTGTTTGATGGGGTGCTTAGCAGCGTTGTGTGTGTGCTGTACTTTGGATGCAATCTTCTAA
- a CDS encoding DEHA2E09834p (similar to uniprot|P07257 Saccharomyces cerevisiae YPR191W QCR2 40 kDa ubiquinol cytochrome-c reductase core protein 2), producing MLSRVSARSYSSAAQSIKLTAREAPGNLSTLSVVVNNAGSKAGKSGVAHLLSKYNFLNNEAKSALRFTRESELLGGIVSSDVTRDSIVLKTQFLKQDLPYFVEALGNVLTKTSFRDHELPETVLPAAKAQNAEAQGSNAFKAFESLHEISFRKGLGNPLYYDGTSPISVDEIKQFASEAYNTSNVSVFGSGVNEGDLKKFIGESAFSALPAGSSKTTPVELHNGKESRIRAAGGSVALIGVPIKTADFAKYEVLSAAIGSTYLPGSSAPLSQIPGAISKVLKYQDAGLFVICVCNSDAAVVAQGVKAAKKAVDSVSASDLSSATKAAELAVALQSRFESPVDVKIDASAAKSPAKLSEFNYVAVGNVDLLPYANEL from the coding sequence ATGTTGTCCCGTGTATCTGCTCGTTCTTACAGTTCTGCTGCTCAATCTATTAAATTAACTGCTAGAGAAGCGCCAGGCAACTTATCAACATTATCAGTTGTTGTTAATAACGCAGGTTCTAAAGCTGGCAAATCAGGTGTAGCCCATTTGTTATCCAAATAtaactttttgaataatgaagcTAAATCAGCATTAAGATTTACCAGAGAAAGTGAATTGTTGGGAGGTATTGTTTCTTCGGATGTTACCAGAGATTCGATTGTTTTGAAGACTCAATTTTTGAAGCAAGACTTACCATACTTTGTTGAAGCTTTAGGTAATGTGTTGACCAAAACGTCATTCAGAGACCACGAACTTCCAGAAACCGTGTTACCAGCTGCCAAGGCACAAAATGCTGAAGCACAGGGTTCCAATGCATTCAAGGCTTTCGAATCTTTGCACGAAATTTCGTTCAGAAAGGGTTTAGGTAACCCATTATACTACGATGGTACCAGTCCAATTTCGGTTGACGAAATCAAGCAATTTGCATCCGAAGCCTACAATACTTCCAACGTGTCCGTCTTTGGCTCGGGTGTCAACGAAGGtgacttgaagaaatttatcGGTGAGTCTGCATTCTCTGCTTTGCCAGCCGGTTCTTCCAAGACCACTCCAGTCGAGCTCCACAACGGTAAAGAATCCAGAATCAGAGCTGCTGGTGGTTCTGTTGCTTTGATTGGTGTCCCAATCAAGACTGCTGACTTTGCTAAATACGAAGTCTTATCTGCTGCTATTGGTTCTACATACTTACCAGGCTCATCGGCCCCATTATCCCAAATCCCAGGTGCCATCTCCAAGGTCCTCAAATACCAAGACGCCGGTTTATTTGTTATCTGTGTCTGTAATTCCGATGCTGCTGTGGTTGCTCAAGGTGTTAAGGCTGCTAAGAAGGCTGTTGACTCTGTTTCTGCATCTGACTTATCCAGCGCTACCAAGGCTGCTGAATTGGCTGTCGCCTTACAATCTCGTTTCGAGTCCCCAGTAGATGTCAAGATCGATGCTTCCGCTGCCAAATCACCAGCTAAATTAAGTGAATTTAACTACGTTGCTGTTGGTAACGTTGACTTATTACCATACGCCAAcgaattataa
- a CDS encoding DEHA2E09856p (similar to uniprot|P41733 Saccharomyces cerevisiae YLR459W GAB1 GPI transamidase subunit involved in attachment of glycosylphosphatidylinositol (GPI) anchors to proteins): protein MERLTLVLLIGALIRFVLPTSLPSLPLDLSSSIEIATPLTSFKSLKEAFYYLQHNIDLYDGGVNHHPPLLVILLNLIDEYLPKRLGDIVFNGLYTGVDLMIASRLIHVNKWYNKHMSQRTGRSIQGFSDDMIAAFYLFNPLLILTNISHSTLCFTFLAITESLYQLVIDRNVARSVISMAIASYLSFRPIFLIIPLLGLAHSLDSDWQTVYAHGIALFSSACGILVLTSSVMTESFQFLDSCYGIVIKFNKITPNLGLWWYIFTEMFDFFTPFYVGVFNLFSVIFVIPFTLRLFEFNHKSGKPTGDAFLAVVTSYLWLSFTKSYPSVGDLAFALSLIPIFKDTIIPHCKYHFLTALVLLVALLLSPIFYYCWIVLGTGNSNFFYSINLVWGVVHGLILTDLVWGKLNYDYIELNDIPADEVSKLRLTQI from the coding sequence ATGGAGAGATTGACATTAGTGCTCTTAATTGGGGCCCTTATACGGTTTGTATTACCTACAAGTTTACCGAGTTTGCCGCTAGATTTATCATCGTCCATAGAAATAGCGACCCCATTAACTTCGTTCAAATCGCTAAAAGAAGCATTCTACTACTTACAACATAATATTGATCTATACGACGGCGGAGTCAATCATCATCCACCGTTATTAGTTATTTTGCTTAATCTTATTGATGAATACTTGCCGAAGAGATTAGGTGATATCGTATTCAATGGGTTGTACACGGGAGTAGACTTGATGATTGCATCTCGATTGATCCACGTAAATAAATGGTACAACAAACACATGTCGCAGAGAACCGGGAGGTCTATACAAGGCTTCAGTGATGATATGATAGCAGCATTTTATTTGTTCAATCCGCTCTTGATATTGACGAACATCTCGCATTCGACGTTGTGCTTCACATTTTTGGCCATCACCGAGTCGTTGTACCAGCTAGTGATCGACAGAAACGTTGCCAGGTCGGTGATAAGTATGGCAATTGCCAGTTACCTTTCATTCCGTCCcatttttttgattatcCCCCTTTTGGGATTGGCCCACTCGCTTGACAGCGACTGGCAAACTGTGTATGCCCACGGAATCGCCTTGTTTTCGTCGGCGTGTGGGATATTGGTATTGACGTCCTCGGTTATGACAGAATCGTTCCAATTCCTCGACCTGTGCTACGGAATTgttatcaaatttaacaaaatCACTCCCAACCTCGGTTTATGGTGGTATATCTTCACCGAAATGTTCGATTTCTTCACCCCGTTCTACGTGGGGGTGTTCAACCTCTTCTCGGTGATTTTCGTTATCCCCTTCACCTTGAGGCTCTTCGAATTCAACCACAAGTCCGGCAAGCCTACTGGAGATGCGTTTTTGGCCGTGGTCACGTCTTACTTGTGGCTTTCATTCACAAAATCCTACCCGTCAGTCGGAGACCTCGCCTTTGCTTTGTCGCTTATTCCAATCTTCAAGGACACGATTATTCCCCATTGCAAGTACCATTTCCTAACGGCCCTTGTTCTCTTGGTGGCCTTGCTCTTGTCCCCCATTTTCTACTACTGTTGGATCGTCTTGGGCACCGGTAATTCCAACTTCTTCTACAGCATCAATTTGGTCTGGGGTGTGGTCCACGGCTTGATTCTCACCGATTTGGTTTGGGGCAAGTTGAACTACGACTACATCGAACTCAACGACATCCCCGCCGACGAAGTTTCCAAGTTGAGACTCACCCAAATCTGA
- a CDS encoding DEHA2E09988p (similar to uniprot|P53322 Saccharomyces cerevisiae YGR260W TNA1 High-affinity nicotinic acid transporter (Nicotinic acid permease)), which yields MEKEGAISKDEDFGGSLSINSQLTPSEQVDELAKEYGINQKKLMWKIDLCVVPPFCFLYFLSFLDRVNISNAKLYGLAEDLNLTGNQYNTALTLFFVPYVFFEVISNYIIKFISPHIWLSGCIMIFGAVSIGMGFVTNFSGLAACRFFIGMAEASTFPSLFYLLSTYYHKAEAQRRFSAFFSVTCLAGAASGAISYRINELDGKHGLSSWQWIFVIDGIITCGGAIILFFTVADFPEESRFLSDNEKKFIKEKLAVFSGAESGFEIKNKVSDVAKCFKDYLVWLPALAYFGLIIPSYGYAYFAATIINQMGYTAESANQHSVYPWLAAFGLNNIVSFISDRSKLRLPFALGSCVIAIIGLALILGERYDPQARYAGCFLAASGLYTAMPLLVCWSSLNFGGHLRKSVGTAWQIGFGNIGGIIATFIFLQKDAPVYKPGLGVSLAAVVFAMVMMVTYFFAVYRLNKVKKSDAYIQKFNALDDRSRILAGDKNPKFEYLY from the coding sequence ATGGAAAAAGAAGGAGCTATTAGCAAGGATGAAGATTTCGGGGGAAGCTTGTCGATAAATTCGCAACTCACCCCTAGTGAGCAGGTGGACGAGCTTGCCAAGGAGTATGGTATTAATCAGAAAAAGCTTATGTggaaaattgatttatgCGTTGTTCCGCCATTTTGCTTTTTATACTTTTTGTCTTTTTTAGATAGAGTGAACATTTCCAACGCTAAGCTTTACGGGCTCGCGGAAGACTTGAATTTGACAGGAAACCAGTACAACACCGCATTGACGTTATTTTTCGTGCCATATGTATTCTTTGAGGTGATTTCGAATtacattatcaaatttattagtCCGCATATATGGTTGAGTGGATGCATAATGATTTTTGGGGCCGTTTCGATTGGAATGGGGTTTGTGACCAATTTTAGTGGGCTTGCAGCTTGTAGATTCTTCATCGGGATGGCCGAAGCGTCGACTTTCCCCAGTTTGTTTTATCTTCTCTCGACATATTACCACAAAGCGGAGGCTCAAAGGAGATTTTCAGCCTTTTTCTCAGTGACATGTTTAGCCGGTGCTGCCAGTGGGGCCATTTCTTATAGAATCAACGAGTTGGACGGGAAACACGGATTGAGCTCGTGGCAATGGATTTTTGTGATTGACGGGATCATCACCTGCGGGGGAGCTATCATCCTTTTCTTCACGGTGGCAGATTTCCCAGAAGAGTCTAGGTTCTTGAGTGATAACGagaaaaaattcatcaagGAAAAGTTAGCGGTTTTCTCGGGGGCAGAATCAGGCTTCGAAATCAAGAACAAGGTATCTGATGTTGCCAAATGTTTCAAAGATTATCTCGTTTGGTTGCCTGCATTGGCATACTTTGGCTTGATTATTCCATCGTATGGTTACGCATATTTTGCAGCCACCATTATCAATCAAATGGGTTACACCGCTGAGAGTGCCAACCAGCATTCAGTTTACCCGTGGCTTGCGGCCTTCGGCTTGAACAATATTGTGTCATTTATCTCTGATAGAAGCAAGTTGAGATTACCGTTTGCACTTGGTTCATGTGTTATTGCTATCATTGGCTTAGCGTTGATCTTGGGTGAGAGATATGATCCTCAAGCTCGTTACGCAGGTTGTTTCTTAGCTGCATCCGGATTATATACCGCTATGCCTTTATTGGTGTGCTGGTCATCATTAAACTTTGGAGGACACTTGAGAAAATCTGTCGGTACCGCCTGGCAAATCGGTTTCGGTAACATTGGTGGTATCATTGCCAcctttatatttttacaaAAAGATGCTCCAGTCTATAAACCGGGTTTAGGTGTTTCTCTTGCTGCTGTTGTTTTTGCAATGGTGATGATGGTTACATATTTCTTCGCGGTCTACAGATTAAATAAAGTCAAGAAGTCAGATGCCTacattcaaaaattcaacGCATTAGACGATAGATCTAGAATTTTAGCTGGTGACAAGAACCCAAAGTTCGAGTATTTATATTAG